TTGCGCCAGGAGACGTCCGTTCTCATGCCGTTGACCTGAATCTTGCGCCATGTCTCCGCGTCGCCGAACAGCCGCTCGGCTTCGCGCAGCGCGATGGCGAGCGCCTCGGCGGTCGTCGGCGAAAACTGCAGGCCGGTCGCGACGTCGGCCTGCAGCGCCATTTCATTGGCGTCGACGATCGTATCTTTCAGCCCGCCGACGCGCGAAACGATCGGCACGGCGCCGTAGCGCAGCGCATAGAGCTGCGTCAGTCCGCAAGGCTCGAAGCGCGACGGAACGAGGAAGGCGTCGGCGCCCGCCTGGATCATATGCGCAAGCTCTTCGCTATAGCCGTTATGAACGCCGACGCGGCCAACATGCGCCGCTTCTGCAGCGACAAATCCTTCTTCGAGCGTCTTGTCGCCAGTGCCGAGCAACGCAAGTTGCGCGCGCCCGCGCATAAACTGCGGCAAAACGTCGAGCAGCAGGTCGAGCCCCTTCTGCCAGGACAGCCGGCTGACGACGCCGATGAAAAAAGCGTCGGGATCGACGCGCAGTCGCAGACGTTTCTGCAGAGCCGCCTTGTTCCTGGCGCGCGACGGCAGGCTCCAATGATCGTAGCGCGTTTCGAGATGCGCGTCGGTCGCCGGATCCCACGTCTCTTCATCGACGCCGTTCAATATGCCGCTCACGCGATCCGCCCGTGCGCGCAACAGGCCCTCGAGGCCCATGCCGAATTCCGGCGTCTCGATCTCGCGCGCATAGCTTGGCGAGACAGTTGTGATGCGGTCGGCGAGCTGCAGGCCAGCCTTCA
This window of the Methylocystis hirsuta genome carries:
- the glgA gene encoding glycogen synthase GlgA, with the translated sequence MSSLRALAIASEMAPFVKTGGLADVVGALPHALAAENIELRTLIPGYPEVLGVLHAGETVLEFEDLFGGPAWIHAARHNGVAIYTLIAPHLYAREGGLYTGPDGADYPDNAFRFAALAWAGAQVGLGALDEFAPDVVHAHDWQAALAPAYMHYAERPRPATIVSIHNIAFQGQFPKELLEPLRLPPRAFDIDGVEYYGAIGFLKAGLQLADRITTVSPSYAREIETPEFGMGLEGLLRARADRVSGILNGVDEETWDPATDAHLETRYDHWSLPSRARNKAALQKRLRLRVDPDAFFIGVVSRLSWQKGLDLLLDVLPQFMRGRAQLALLGTGDKTLEEGFVAAEAAHVGRVGVHNGYSEELAHMIQAGADAFLVPSRFEPCGLTQLYALRYGAVPIVSRVGGLKDTIVDANEMALQADVATGLQFSPTTAEALAIALREAERLFGDAETWRKIQVNGMRTDVSWRNPARRYAKLFEDAVAANIG